A genomic window from Flavobacterium johnsoniae includes:
- a CDS encoding TolC family protein, translating into MKNYITKIVTFAILITTLISCKVSKDVETPKDAFPENFRNASVSSDTTSIADLEWKNFYTEKDIIKLIDSAVARNNDLLIAEKNIEIAQYRFTQSKWGNVPQVNLFVNASTSNPSDNSFTGLNLNQAIGAKHIDDYSAGASLSWEADIWGKIRNQKKGAYAGYLQSAEVKKALQTTIVANVSKGYYNLLMLDAQLDIARQNLRLNDSTTNIIKLKYDAGQVTNLAIQQSEAQKLTASQLIPLLEQNIAIQENALSVLTGSFPNAKERSIRLSALQVKNNNAIGIPSSLVSRRPDVKSAELALKAANANVGITKADLYPALRITAQGGLNSFETSNWFNIPASLFGTVAGGLTQPILNNKRVRTQYNIAVAEREKAVLAFRQSVLVAVSEVSDALVKVEKLQQQETFLKEKVKTLQQAIKNANLLFKNGMAEYLEVLTAQANLLQSELELADLKRQQLTANTDLYRALGGGWK; encoded by the coding sequence ATGAAAAATTATATAACCAAAATCGTGACCTTCGCCATTCTGATCACGACCTTAATATCCTGTAAAGTATCTAAGGATGTTGAAACTCCAAAAGATGCATTTCCTGAAAATTTCAGGAATGCATCGGTTTCGAGTGATACAACAAGTATCGCCGATTTGGAATGGAAAAACTTCTATACAGAAAAAGATATTATTAAACTAATAGACAGTGCTGTAGCTAGAAACAATGATTTGCTTATTGCAGAAAAAAACATTGAAATCGCACAATACAGATTTACGCAGTCAAAATGGGGAAATGTTCCTCAGGTTAATTTATTTGTAAATGCCAGCACAAGTAATCCGTCTGACAATAGTTTTACAGGATTAAACTTAAATCAAGCCATTGGCGCTAAACATATTGACGACTATTCTGCTGGAGCTTCACTTTCTTGGGAGGCTGATATTTGGGGAAAGATCAGAAACCAAAAGAAAGGAGCTTACGCAGGATATCTTCAATCAGCTGAAGTAAAAAAAGCATTGCAGACTACAATTGTTGCCAATGTTTCTAAAGGGTATTACAATCTTTTAATGCTTGATGCTCAATTGGATATTGCTAGACAAAATCTTCGTTTAAATGATAGTACAACCAATATTATCAAATTAAAATACGATGCTGGTCAGGTAACTAATTTAGCGATTCAACAATCTGAAGCACAAAAATTAACAGCATCACAATTGATTCCGTTATTAGAACAAAATATTGCGATTCAGGAAAATGCTTTGAGTGTTTTAACTGGTTCTTTTCCAAACGCTAAAGAAAGATCTATTCGTTTAAGTGCTTTACAGGTTAAAAACAACAATGCAATCGGAATTCCTTCTTCATTAGTAAGCAGAAGACCAGATGTTAAAAGTGCTGAATTAGCGCTTAAAGCAGCCAATGCAAACGTGGGAATCACAAAAGCAGATTTATATCCTGCTTTAAGAATCACAGCACAAGGCGGTTTGAACTCTTTCGAAACAAGTAACTGGTTTAATATTCCTGCTTCTTTATTTGGAACTGTTGCTGGAGGTTTAACACAACCTATTCTAAACAACAAAAGAGTTAGAACGCAATATAATATCGCTGTCGCGGAAAGAGAAAAAGCAGTTTTAGCTTTCAGACAATCGGTTTTGGTTGCTGTAAGCGAAGTTTCTGATGCTTTGGTTAAAGTAGAGAAATTACAACAGCAAGAAACTTTCCTTAAAGAAAAAGTAAAAACGTTGCAACAAGCGATTAAAAATGCCAACCTTTTATTCAAAAATGGTATGGCAGAATATCTTGAAGTTTTAACTGCACAAGCTAATTTATTGCAAAGTGAGTTAGAATTAGCAGATTTAAAAAGACAACAACTAACAGCCAATACCGATTTGTATCGCGCTCTTGGTGGCGGCTGGAAATAA
- a CDS encoding Crp/Fnr family transcriptional regulator, which yields MAFNKEIYFNQLKQTIENYYTISENSWKLIENIAQFQTLKKGEILLQNGEIAKNLHFVAKGVLRAFITDQQGNFYNKNLFLENYFAGSKVSLMQQSPSNFTLEVLEDSIIINLNYKKYISLINENDDLKNFYIAHLEKNWIIDKEEREVALVMQDATERYISLLQKHPNIADRVPLLHIASHLGITPTQLSRIRKNLEKKL from the coding sequence ATGGCTTTCAATAAAGAAATATATTTCAATCAATTAAAACAAACCATTGAAAACTACTATACAATTTCTGAAAATTCATGGAAATTGATTGAGAACATAGCCCAATTTCAAACTCTTAAAAAAGGAGAAATTCTGTTGCAAAATGGAGAAATCGCTAAAAATCTTCATTTTGTTGCAAAAGGTGTTTTAAGGGCTTTTATTACAGATCAGCAGGGAAATTTCTATAACAAAAACCTTTTTCTTGAAAATTATTTTGCGGGTTCTAAAGTTTCATTGATGCAGCAATCGCCTTCTAATTTTACACTCGAAGTATTGGAAGACAGCATTATTATCAATCTTAATTATAAAAAGTATATTTCTTTAATCAATGAAAATGATGACCTTAAGAATTTTTATATCGCTCATTTAGAGAAAAACTGGATTATTGACAAAGAAGAAAGAGAGGTTGCTTTAGTCATGCAAGATGCTACCGAAAGGTATATCAGTCTTTTACAAAAACATCCAAATATTGCCGATCGCGTTCCGTTATTGCATATTGCTTCGCACTTGGGTATTACGCCAACGCAGTTAAGCAGAATTAGGAAAAATCTAGAAAAAAAATTGTAA
- a CDS encoding GNAT family N-acetyltransferase, producing the protein MKNINLIKDNIENLTTLWKTVATPLLSYHATDFLEFSQIKNSGWPNRLWFRNDIKEGNIFEILETIEKNPGLVVPYWDIFGSNSKDLFEKNGFNIRIQLVAMALKLEEKFPLENNLTFKRVLNEEDAKTWSDIYPLSFSYVISKETLVNNYENAKFYLVHFEGKAIGTLTLFQTEKTMGIHGVGVIPEMRKRGFAEEIMKFAINEAIDADCDYAQLQASALGKGIYKRLGFEDLFTITNYQLA; encoded by the coding sequence ATGAAAAATATAAACCTCATCAAAGACAATATTGAAAACCTTACCACTCTTTGGAAAACCGTTGCAACTCCTCTCCTTTCTTATCATGCAACTGATTTTTTAGAATTTTCTCAAATCAAAAATTCAGGCTGGCCAAATCGTTTATGGTTTCGAAATGATATTAAAGAAGGAAACATTTTTGAGATTCTAGAAACTATTGAAAAAAATCCAGGTTTGGTTGTTCCGTATTGGGATATTTTCGGAAGCAATTCTAAAGATCTTTTTGAGAAAAATGGCTTTAATATTCGAATTCAGCTTGTAGCAATGGCTTTAAAACTGGAAGAAAAATTTCCGCTTGAAAACAATCTTACTTTCAAAAGAGTTTTAAATGAAGAAGATGCCAAAACTTGGTCCGATATTTATCCGCTTTCATTTAGTTATGTAATCAGTAAAGAAACTTTGGTCAATAATTATGAGAATGCAAAGTTTTATTTAGTTCATTTTGAAGGAAAAGCAATCGGAACGTTGACGCTTTTTCAAACCGAAAAAACAATGGGGATTCACGGTGTCGGAGTTATTCCAGAAATGCGCAAAAGAGGTTTCGCAGAAGAAATCATGAAATTCGCTATTAACGAAGCAATCGATGCTGATTGTGATTATGCACAGTTGCAAGCTTCGGCTTTAGGAAAAGGCATTTATAAGAGATTGGGTTTTGAGGATTTGTTTACGATTACGAATTACCAACTGGCGTAA
- a CDS encoding DoxX family protein: MKTTKIIFWTTTILIFLFEGVMPALTSQSEMAKEGIRHLGYPEYFGNALVVFKILGVLALIIPQVPGRIKEWAYAGFAFDFIFASISHFAVDGMNFQSFFPLIVLAILIVSYVTYHKIQRYKNIAL; this comes from the coding sequence ATGAAAACAACCAAAATCATTTTCTGGACAACTACAATCCTTATTTTTTTATTCGAAGGCGTTATGCCTGCTTTAACTTCTCAATCAGAAATGGCTAAAGAAGGAATTAGACATCTTGGTTATCCAGAATATTTCGGAAATGCATTAGTCGTATTTAAAATTCTTGGCGTTTTGGCTTTGATTATTCCGCAAGTGCCTGGACGAATTAAAGAATGGGCTTATGCTGGATTTGCATTCGATTTTATTTTTGCATCGATAAGTCATTTTGCTGTAGACGGAATGAATTTTCAATCTTTTTTTCCGCTGATTGTTCTAGCAATTTTAATTGTTTCGTATGTAACATATCATAAAATACAGCGTTATAAAAATATAGCGCTCTAA
- a CDS encoding DinB family protein, giving the protein MESAIQNTILETYAKLNDVFSSFTKEEINIVPFAESWTGAQTVQHIILACSGLPQLFAGKTEKTTREPDENCKKLDGIFLDFNTKYQSPENIKPAAVEYDKNTLLASIKKIQTDLFEAAETYDLTLTCLDAKIPGFENFTIYEWLHFAIIHTQRHTHQLQTIYETLQKKLN; this is encoded by the coding sequence ATGGAAAGCGCTATTCAAAATACAATATTAGAAACGTATGCTAAACTAAACGATGTTTTTTCTTCTTTTACTAAAGAAGAAATCAATATTGTACCTTTTGCAGAAAGTTGGACTGGAGCTCAAACTGTTCAGCATATTATTCTGGCTTGCTCTGGTTTGCCGCAATTATTTGCAGGAAAAACAGAAAAAACAACTCGTGAACCAGATGAAAACTGTAAAAAATTAGATGGAATATTTCTAGATTTCAACACCAAATACCAATCTCCCGAAAATATAAAACCTGCTGCTGTAGAATATGATAAAAACACTTTATTAGCTTCAATAAAAAAAATACAAACAGATTTATTTGAAGCGGCAGAAACTTACGATTTAACTTTGACTTGTCTTGATGCTAAAATTCCAGGTTTTGAGAATTTTACCATTTATGAATGGCTTCATTTTGCAATTATTCATACACAGAGGCATACGCATCAGTTACAAACGATTTATGAAACCCTCCAAAAAAAATTAAACTAG
- a CDS encoding DUF1440 domain-containing protein — protein sequence MRSKVRTIVSSGLVAGTLDITAAILIYSVILHKTTAEKILQSIASGIFKKEAYTAGTEMTFAGLGLHFLIAFIFAWFYFKIFPYIPFFRINTFLSGFCYGFFIWIVMNLIVLPIVFPVLPEKNLDFALLLSILIIIFCVGMPIAFITRKYYAKWY from the coding sequence ATGAGATCAAAAGTACGAACCATTGTTTCATCTGGTTTAGTTGCAGGCACTTTAGATATTACTGCAGCTATATTAATCTACTCGGTGATTCTTCATAAAACAACAGCCGAAAAAATACTGCAATCTATTGCAAGTGGTATCTTTAAAAAAGAAGCATACACAGCAGGTACAGAAATGACTTTTGCTGGTTTGGGACTTCATTTCTTAATTGCTTTTATATTTGCATGGTTTTACTTTAAAATTTTCCCGTACATTCCGTTTTTCAGAATCAATACTTTTCTTTCGGGATTTTGTTATGGATTCTTTATTTGGATAGTGATGAATCTGATTGTGCTTCCGATAGTATTTCCAGTTCTTCCAGAAAAGAATTTAGACTTCGCATTGTTACTTTCTATATTAATTATAATTTTTTGTGTCGGAATGCCGATAGCTTTTATTACTAGGAAATATTATGCGAAATGGTACTGA
- a CDS encoding DUF1328 family protein, with protein sequence MLRYTVIFIILAIIAGIFGFGGIAAGAASIAKVLFFIFLVLFIISLITGRRKV encoded by the coding sequence ATGTTACGTTACACAGTCATTTTTATAATTCTTGCTATTATAGCCGGAATCTTTGGTTTTGGAGGTATTGCCGCTGGAGCTGCAAGTATTGCAAAAGTCTTATTCTTTATATTTTTAGTGTTGTTTATTATCTCACTAATTACGGGAAGAAGAAAAGTATAG
- a CDS encoding glycosyltransferase, with protein MKTISNKSKIVFLSTFPPTQCGIATYTQDTIKGITDVYGKSIQCEVCELVSEPKENPTQAFTLNTKNRDEYTKVAEEINADEAVKLVHIQHEFGLFSGNYGDYLLDFLNAIKVPVTYTFHSVIPNPNDELKTFVKLLLTYSNSVFVMTNKSKEILINDYDINEEIITCVPHGTHIVVYEKPETAKEKLNIQDRLVLSTFGLLGEGKNIETGLQALPKIIEKAPNALYLIIGKTHPNLIKDGVDLYREKLEGIVEELNLQNNVRFVNQYLDTDELLEYLKATDIYMFTSKDPNQAVSGTFSYAMGCACPIVASKIPHTKEVLTTDSGILCDIGDSDQFAAAAIKLIEDENLRHEMGINSFTKMRASSWENVGITQMNTYIKLIDNPAEIKFSYPEIQLKHIKKMTTDLGIIQFSKISIPDLESGYTLDDNARALVAFCSHYRLTQDKEDLAYILIYLDFIQRCQQPKGDFINYVDQENREHIEQNAEVNLEDSNARAIWALGTVVSLSDILPEAIVKKAAKCLLASLKWAENIQSPRSIGFATKGLYLYHTTVPNLYVAAIINKLNAKLLANYEDTATEDWQWFENYLTYGNGILPESMLYAYLITNKPIYQKVALDSLDFLISKTFVKGNFKAISNKSWHHKGSEPHEYGEQPIDVAYTIMTLNAFYNEFKTPSYKKKMKAAFNWFLGKNHLGQIMYNPVSGGGYDGLEKENVNLNQGAESTVCFLTARLLMEKLAMSQSKVIPLMKSRSGIAINS; from the coding sequence ATGAAAACAATATCAAATAAATCAAAAATAGTTTTTCTTTCAACTTTTCCGCCAACTCAATGTGGCATTGCAACTTATACTCAAGATACAATTAAAGGAATAACAGATGTTTACGGTAAATCTATTCAATGCGAAGTATGTGAGCTAGTTAGCGAACCTAAAGAAAACCCAACGCAAGCATTTACCTTAAATACTAAAAACAGAGATGAATATACTAAAGTTGCAGAAGAAATTAATGCCGACGAAGCCGTAAAATTGGTTCATATTCAGCATGAATTTGGTTTGTTTTCTGGAAATTACGGAGATTATCTTTTAGATTTTTTAAATGCAATAAAAGTACCTGTAACGTATACTTTTCACAGTGTTATTCCGAATCCGAATGATGAACTGAAAACGTTTGTAAAATTGCTACTTACTTATAGTAATTCGGTTTTTGTAATGACTAATAAATCTAAAGAAATACTAATCAACGATTACGATATTAATGAAGAAATAATTACTTGCGTACCTCACGGAACCCATATTGTCGTTTATGAAAAACCAGAAACTGCAAAAGAAAAATTAAATATTCAAGACAGATTAGTGCTTTCAACTTTCGGTCTTTTGGGTGAAGGAAAAAATATCGAAACAGGTTTACAGGCTTTACCAAAAATTATTGAAAAAGCGCCAAATGCTTTGTATTTAATTATCGGGAAAACGCATCCGAATTTAATTAAAGATGGTGTAGATCTTTATAGAGAAAAATTAGAAGGAATTGTTGAAGAATTAAATCTTCAAAACAATGTTCGATTTGTAAATCAATATTTAGATACCGATGAACTTTTAGAATATTTAAAAGCTACCGATATTTACATGTTTACTTCTAAAGATCCAAATCAAGCAGTTAGCGGAACATTCTCTTACGCGATGGGTTGTGCCTGTCCGATTGTGGCTTCTAAAATTCCACACACTAAGGAAGTCCTTACAACAGATTCAGGAATTTTGTGCGACATTGGAGATTCAGATCAATTTGCTGCCGCGGCAATTAAATTGATTGAAGATGAAAATCTAAGACACGAAATGGGAATTAATTCATTCACAAAAATGCGAGCTTCTTCTTGGGAAAATGTTGGAATTACTCAAATGAACACCTATATAAAATTGATTGATAATCCGGCAGAAATTAAATTCAGTTATCCTGAAATTCAGCTAAAACATATTAAAAAAATGACTACCGATTTAGGTATCATCCAATTTAGCAAAATCTCAATTCCAGATTTAGAGTCAGGTTATACATTAGATGATAATGCTAGAGCATTGGTTGCATTTTGTTCACATTACAGATTAACTCAAGACAAAGAAGATTTAGCTTATATACTAATCTATTTAGATTTTATACAACGTTGTCAGCAGCCAAAAGGCGATTTTATCAATTATGTAGACCAAGAAAACCGCGAACATATTGAGCAAAATGCCGAAGTTAATTTAGAAGATTCTAACGCAAGAGCAATTTGGGCTTTAGGAACTGTGGTTTCATTATCTGATATTCTTCCTGAAGCAATTGTTAAAAAAGCTGCAAAATGTTTATTAGCTTCTTTAAAATGGGCAGAAAACATTCAATCTCCGCGTTCAATTGGTTTTGCAACAAAAGGATTGTATTTGTATCATACTACTGTTCCAAACCTTTATGTTGCGGCAATTATCAATAAACTAAATGCTAAATTATTGGCAAATTACGAAGATACAGCAACGGAAGATTGGCAATGGTTTGAAAATTATTTAACATACGGAAACGGAATCTTACCAGAATCTATGCTTTATGCTTATTTAATTACCAATAAACCTATTTATCAGAAAGTTGCACTAGACTCTTTAGATTTCTTGATTTCTAAAACTTTTGTAAAAGGAAACTTTAAAGCTATTTCAAATAAAAGCTGGCATCATAAAGGTTCAGAACCGCACGAATACGGCGAACAGCCAATAGATGTAGCATATACCATTATGACCTTAAATGCATTTTATAATGAATTTAAAACGCCTTCATACAAGAAAAAAATGAAAGCAGCTTTTAATTGGTTTTTAGGTAAAAATCATTTAGGCCAAATTATGTACAATCCTGTAAGTGGCGGCGGTTACGATGGACTTGAAAAAGAAAATGTAAACCTTAATCAAGGTGCAGAATCGACAGTTTGTTTTTTAACAGCGAGATTGTTAATGGAAAAATTAGCAATGTCACAGTCTAAAGTTATTCCCTTAATGAAAAGCCGTTCAGGAATTGCTATTAATTCATAA
- a CDS encoding MlaE family ABC transporter permease — translation MILNLKNIFTEIGETTIFAKKFFKEVFIPPYETKEFLKQCYIIGYKSLPLVAITGFIMGLVLTLQSRPTLVKFGAESWLPGMVALSLIREIAPVITALICAGKISSGIGAELGSMKVTEQIDAMEVSAVNPYNYLVVTRVLACTLMVPILVFFADAIGIVGGYVGINIHGDVNFYRFLTQIIQSLEFLDLFPATIKTFFFGFVIGMIGCYKGFTASNGTESVGQAANSAVVTASLSIFIIDMVAVQITDLFF, via the coding sequence TTGATTCTCAACCTAAAAAATATATTCACCGAAATTGGAGAAACTACAATATTCGCCAAGAAGTTTTTTAAGGAGGTTTTTATTCCGCCTTACGAGACCAAAGAGTTTTTGAAACAGTGTTATATTATTGGTTACAAATCGTTGCCGCTGGTAGCCATTACAGGTTTTATTATGGGTTTGGTACTCACATTACAATCTCGTCCGACGCTAGTAAAATTTGGTGCAGAATCTTGGCTTCCCGGAATGGTTGCACTTTCGTTAATTAGAGAAATTGCTCCAGTAATTACAGCGCTGATTTGTGCAGGTAAAATTTCATCTGGAATTGGGGCCGAACTTGGTTCAATGAAAGTAACAGAACAAATAGATGCGATGGAAGTTTCTGCTGTTAATCCGTATAACTATTTGGTGGTTACGAGAGTTTTAGCCTGTACTTTGATGGTTCCGATTTTAGTTTTTTTTGCTGATGCAATTGGAATTGTTGGCGGATATGTCGGCATAAACATACACGGAGACGTTAATTTCTATAGATTTTTAACACAGATTATTCAGTCTTTAGAATTTTTAGACCTCTTTCCAGCCACTATCAAAACTTTCTTTTTTGGATTTGTAATTGGTATGATCGGATGTTATAAAGGTTTTACAGCATCAAACGGAACAGAAAGTGTAGGACAAGCAGCTAATTCTGCAGT